Proteins from one Deinococcus sedimenti genomic window:
- a CDS encoding extracellular solute-binding protein, whose protein sequence is MKRTVLAVTALLLAGTSLAQTKTLTVYSGRAKTFVDPVVQQFERQTGIKVNVRYGTDAQLVAAIREEGSRSPADVYWGNSVGALGELAEEGKFTKLGAALTRNVSDDYLPDSRTWLPTTVRFRTLAYNTGKIKPDQLPDSIMDLPKMTSLKGRIGWTVSYPSFQDFLGVMIAQQGEQKTRAWIEGMKALQPKDYKTSNVGMLEAMRAGEIDVALTNHYYIQRVNRLSYPIDTYFFKNGDIGNLGNATGAGILKTSKNQASAARFLSALVAKDAQTFFLSVNFEYPVIGNILQPTTMLPYADVIKRSPKVDPTVMPKNIEKAQKLLRDAGLL, encoded by the coding sequence ATGAAACGCACCGTTCTCGCCGTCACCGCTCTGCTGCTTGCCGGCACCAGCCTCGCGCAGACCAAGACCCTGACCGTCTACTCGGGCCGCGCCAAGACCTTCGTCGACCCGGTCGTGCAGCAGTTCGAACGCCAGACCGGCATCAAGGTCAACGTCCGCTACGGCACCGACGCGCAGCTCGTCGCCGCCATCCGCGAGGAAGGCAGCCGCAGCCCCGCCGACGTCTACTGGGGCAACTCGGTCGGTGCGCTCGGCGAACTGGCCGAGGAAGGCAAGTTCACCAAGCTGGGCGCGGCCCTGACCCGTAACGTCAGTGACGACTACCTGCCCGACAGCCGCACCTGGCTGCCCACCACTGTCCGCTTCCGCACCCTGGCGTACAACACGGGCAAGATCAAGCCGGACCAGCTGCCCGACTCGATCATGGACCTCCCCAAGATGACCAGCCTCAAGGGCCGCATCGGCTGGACGGTCAGCTACCCCAGCTTCCAGGACTTCCTGGGCGTCATGATCGCGCAGCAGGGCGAGCAGAAGACCCGCGCCTGGATCGAGGGCATGAAGGCCCTGCAGCCCAAGGACTACAAGACCAGCAACGTCGGCATGCTCGAAGCCATGCGCGCCGGTGAGATCGACGTCGCGCTGACCAACCACTACTACATTCAGCGCGTCAACCGCCTGAGCTACCCGATCGACACGTACTTCTTCAAGAATGGCGACATCGGCAACCTGGGCAACGCCACGGGCGCCGGGATCCTGAAGACCAGCAAGAACCAGGCCAGCGCCGCGCGCTTCCTGAGCGCCCTGGTCGCCAAGGACGCGCAGACGTTCTTCCTGAGCGTGAACTTCGAGTACCCCGTGATCGGCAACATCCTGCAGCCCACGACCATGCTGCCCTACGCGGACGTGATCAAGCGCAGCCCCAAGGTGGATCCCACCGTCATGCCGAAGAACATCGAGAAAGCGCAGAAGCTCCTGCGGGACGCGGGCCTGCTGTAA